In one window of Opitutus sp. GAS368 DNA:
- the proC gene encoding pyrroline-5-carboxylate reductase: MPSSRIALIGAGNLASAIVRGLLAKKACAPADLACTSKTGGTAQKLAADTGITFEPDLPRLLAGADTVIIAFKPQSLAGADPRLAELTTGKLVLSVLAGKKLARLAQAFPKARNIVRTMPNTPAAIGAGMTPFCALTPLAATDRATVEKLLGALGQFLELGEEHMDTVTALVGSTPAFLFEFVAALRDGGVAAGLPADTAQKLALESVLGSARLLARSTETPEALRDKVTSPNGTTYAGLQVMASRQFRETIKETILAGARRAGELSRD; this comes from the coding sequence ATGCCCTCCTCCCGCATAGCGCTCATTGGCGCGGGCAACCTCGCCTCCGCCATCGTCCGCGGCCTGCTCGCAAAGAAGGCCTGCGCGCCCGCCGACCTCGCCTGCACCAGCAAGACGGGCGGCACGGCGCAGAAGCTCGCGGCCGACACCGGCATCACCTTCGAGCCCGACCTGCCCAGGCTCCTCGCCGGCGCCGACACCGTCATCATCGCCTTCAAGCCCCAGTCGCTGGCCGGGGCCGACCCGCGCCTCGCCGAACTGACCACCGGCAAGCTCGTGCTCTCCGTGCTGGCCGGGAAAAAACTGGCGCGCCTCGCCCAGGCTTTTCCCAAGGCCCGCAATATCGTCCGCACCATGCCCAACACGCCCGCGGCCATTGGCGCCGGCATGACGCCTTTCTGCGCGCTCACCCCGCTCGCCGCGACCGACCGCGCCACCGTGGAAAAACTCCTCGGCGCCCTCGGCCAGTTCCTCGAGCTCGGCGAGGAGCACATGGACACCGTCACCGCGCTCGTGGGCAGCACACCGGCCTTTCTCTTTGAGTTCGTCGCCGCGTTGCGCGACGGCGGGGTGGCCGCCGGGCTGCCGGCCGACACCGCCCAGAAGCTCGCGCTCGAGTCGGTCCTTGGCTCCGCCCGGCTCCTCGCCCGCAGCACGGAGACGCCCGAGGCGCTGCGCGACAAGGTCACCTCGCCCAACGGCACGACCTACGCCGGCCTGCAGGTCATGGCTTCTCGCCAGTTCCGCGAGACAATCAAGGAAACCATCCTCGCCGGCGCCCGCCGGGCGGGCGAGCTGTCGCGGGACTAA
- a CDS encoding hybrid sensor histidine kinase/response regulator — MATPKILVVDDQPINVQLLKRKLEREGMIVATSYSGREALDLVKADRPDLILLDVMMPEMDGIEVCQRLQADKETKAIPVIFITARTSKEGKIEGLGVGAVDYITKPIDLDETLARVQTQLRFVAINRELIDLQTRLGESRRSATIGAVTQGIAHNLNNLLGVVIGYVDLIKAYHEKPELVKKNAQHLEDAVNRIVGIIKQLTGLVVKNRPPLIRASLARMIDSGVRRYQIEYKIDQPITIEPATAEVLIDTNVEVFEETLSKLLINAWESYHDEPDDKRPIHIRTEVVERPEEGRFALVHIEDRGRGLDPEIKDHAFEPFTSTKHTVGVGMGLTVARHSMRNLGGEVTLADRPGGGAICTIRHPLERKNKDRT, encoded by the coding sequence ATGGCCACACCCAAGATTCTTGTCGTCGATGACCAGCCGATCAACGTCCAGCTGCTGAAGCGCAAGCTGGAGCGCGAGGGCATGATCGTGGCCACCTCCTACTCGGGCCGGGAGGCGCTGGACCTGGTCAAGGCCGACAGGCCCGACCTGATCCTGCTCGATGTCATGATGCCCGAGATGGACGGCATCGAGGTCTGCCAGCGCCTGCAGGCCGACAAGGAAACGAAGGCCATCCCCGTCATCTTCATCACCGCCCGCACCTCCAAGGAGGGCAAGATCGAGGGCCTCGGCGTCGGCGCCGTGGACTACATCACCAAGCCCATCGACCTCGACGAGACCCTCGCGCGCGTGCAGACGCAGCTACGCTTCGTGGCGATCAATCGCGAACTCATCGACCTGCAGACCCGCCTCGGCGAGTCCCGCCGCTCGGCCACCATCGGCGCCGTCACCCAGGGCATCGCCCACAACCTGAACAATCTCCTGGGCGTCGTCATCGGCTACGTCGACCTCATCAAGGCCTACCACGAGAAGCCCGAGCTGGTGAAGAAGAACGCCCAGCATCTCGAGGACGCCGTCAACCGCATCGTCGGCATCATCAAGCAGCTCACCGGCCTCGTGGTGAAGAACCGCCCGCCGCTCATCCGCGCCAGCCTCGCCCGCATGATCGACAGCGGCGTCCGCCGCTACCAGATCGAATACAAGATCGACCAGCCCATCACCATCGAGCCCGCCACGGCCGAGGTGCTGATCGACACCAATGTCGAAGTCTTCGAGGAGACGCTTTCCAAGCTGCTCATCAACGCCTGGGAAAGCTACCACGACGAGCCCGACGACAAGCGTCCGATCCACATCCGCACGGAGGTCGTCGAGCGCCCGGAGGAGGGCCGCTTCGCCCTCGTGCACATCGAGGACCGCGGCCGCGGCCTCGACCCCGAGATCAAGGACCACGCCTTCGAGCCCTTCACGAGCACCAAGCACACCGTCGGCGTCGGCATGGGCCTGACCGTCGCGCGCCACTCGATGCGCAATCTCGGCGGCGAGGTCACGCTGGCCGACCGGCCCGGCGGCGGTGCCATCTGCACCATCCGCCACCCGCTCGAGCGGAAAAACAAAGACAGGACCTGA
- the folD gene encoding bifunctional methylenetetrahydrofolate dehydrogenase/methenyltetrahydrofolate cyclohydrolase FolD yields the protein MELIDGNKIAADIIAELKTQVAALPGRPPCLALVRVGEDPASVSYVKKKETASATIGITSRLIFPPVTIAQDELFALIDGLNADPAVDGILVQSPLPKHINEVAVFRRIAADKDVDGFHTMNLGKLAQEDDSGFVACTPAGIMELLQRSGVPLSGKHVVVLGRSLIVGKPAALLALQRKPWANATVTVCHSQTANLPALTRQADVLIAAIGRPEFVTADMVKPGAVVIDVGVNRVADATKKSGYRLTGDVHFPTVSPLCSKITPVPGGVGPMTVAMLMQNTVKARRQHAQDSQP from the coding sequence ATGGAACTGATTGACGGCAACAAGATCGCGGCGGACATCATCGCCGAACTCAAGACCCAGGTCGCCGCCCTGCCCGGCCGGCCGCCCTGCCTCGCGCTCGTGCGCGTCGGCGAGGACCCGGCGTCTGTTTCCTACGTGAAGAAGAAGGAGACCGCCTCCGCCACCATCGGCATCACCAGCCGGCTCATCTTCCCGCCCGTCACCATTGCGCAGGACGAGCTCTTCGCCCTCATCGACGGCCTCAACGCGGACCCGGCCGTGGACGGCATCCTGGTCCAGTCGCCGCTGCCGAAGCACATCAACGAGGTGGCCGTATTCCGCCGCATCGCCGCGGACAAGGATGTCGACGGCTTCCACACGATGAACCTCGGCAAGCTCGCGCAGGAGGACGACAGCGGCTTCGTCGCCTGCACGCCCGCCGGCATCATGGAGCTGCTGCAACGCTCGGGCGTTCCGCTGTCTGGCAAGCATGTGGTGGTCCTCGGCCGCAGCCTGATCGTCGGCAAGCCCGCGGCGCTGCTCGCCCTGCAGCGCAAGCCCTGGGCCAATGCCACCGTCACCGTCTGCCATTCGCAGACCGCCAATCTCCCCGCCCTCACCCGCCAGGCCGACGTCCTCATCGCCGCCATCGGCAGACCCGAGTTCGTCACCGCCGACATGGTCAAGCCTGGCGCCGTGGTCATTGATGTCGGCGTCAACCGGGTCGCGGATGCGACCAAGAAGTCGGGCTACCGGCTCACCGGCGACGTCCACTTCCCCACGGTGTCGCCGTTGTGCAGCAAGATCACCCCGGTGCCGGGCGGGGTCGGCCCGATGACTGTCGCCATGCTCATGCAAAACACGGTGAAGGCCCGGCGGCAGCACGCCCAGGACTCCCAACCTTAA